The Bombus terrestris chromosome 4, iyBomTerr1.2, whole genome shotgun sequence genome has a window encoding:
- the LOC100648128 gene encoding uncharacterized protein LOC100648128 isoform X5, which translates to MKLKTATNVACSSSSSSSSVCSAALSEKSKIAGVPVSAAMSTANDVSTVRFGRWWWCWRRRRRNTTYGPTTMPTGYAKTIVLLGVFAVLCALLGTVDAVARTKPDEPRAKGGHKDAEPVIEEVNAKQLERLLNEKDFVAVYWYARSCLTCDKVLAELEKIDDDTDHFGVDFVKINDKRLAKQYGIKNFPALTYFREREPIIYEGDLMDEENVLDFLTSLEAMDLPDRIEEVNAMILEKIVEETDFVAVLFYKPDCKKCLKALQELENIDDEADQLGIGFVKIADEQLADEYNLGPLPVLVYYRHQIPIIYEHELSKEEDVLEWLVANKSTGDEEDVIEDVTAKTLQTLIGNIDNLVVLFYDHGDEDSMQVLNELEKIDDDCDKHGIQFVKIDDDKAAKDFGIDSLPAIVYFEKQIPNLYDGDVENEDEILEWLLSQLEKDEIEDVTDEMLDRLIKDGKTLAVLFYDNNDRKSQKILNELENIDDECDQIGVIFVKIDNLEEAKEYGIEKIPSLLYFEKGIPTLYEGNLEDEEKVLKWLETQQKTDQIEDITDEVLDMIIEKMPHVAVLFYDKDQKKSQKILGELENIDDDCDQHNIAFVKISDLEEAKEYGIESLPTLVFFEKRIPHVYEGDLMNEDQLLGWLLHQKKHSEIPEVTDEMMEKLIETSPYLAVLFYDKDDKQDMRILNELENIDDELEKEGIVIIRMDNDAEAKEYGIDHLPTLVYFENKIPALYEGDLLNEDEVLEWLIEQKNTATIEEVTDEILVDLIEEHEYVVAFFSGDCEDGDECEKILKELENIDDELDETGIIFVTTEDTGFAKKQGIKNFPTLAFFRNKEPLIYKGDIEDEDEVLSWITDEDTLEIPGKIEEVNAKMLENILEENDYIVVFFYKEGDKKSQKILQELENIDDECEEKDIDFVKISDDGIEKEYDLPGLPALAFYRHKFRQVYSGDMMHEEAILEWILELRSQAPDVIENVDRKTLQVLINDVEHLAVFFYDDKCEMCPEILAELETIDDDTDKHGIQFVKSNDAKLAAEIGVFSFPALVYYETGVPIMYDGNLLDENEVLDWMVKQKTDESIEEIDRDTLSKYIETKEFLAVVFYKEEDPESPRVLRHVELIDDEAAEYGIKIVRMKDRLMAKKYGYRNPPGITYFRKGKNINYDGDIDDEEEILDWLTNPENMELTDHIERINKKMFHKIRQTTDYLAVFFYSNDCKQCGRVLVEIEHIDDEADNAGIKFVKIDDKQLAKQYGVFALPAILFFKMSSKEPVIYAGDLYDENQILQWLLTQKDPSGEVIEDLEGEELLHLIRESESLAVYFYAEDCEQCMGILEELENIDDDCDRHGITFVKTQDYKVAEDYGVTEFPVLVYFENQIPNVFEGDLKVEEEVLQWLITQKTEDRIELITRVMLETSVEETQYLAVYFYKVNCHICEEILEGLEKIDDECDVFGIQLVKIQDPQLAKRYSIKTFPALVYFRNGNPLLFEGDLQNEESVLEWLIDDDNRELADEIESVNERMLERLLDESPFLAVFFYDEDCPECDEIMEALEKIDGEADLFGIDFVKVLSTEAAEKFGILNVPSLVYFRKKTPLIYDGDLTQEDKILQWLTSQDVFEIKNEIEEVNKKMLDKLLDENEFLTVFFYEHNSKESEEVNEKLENIDGETDNLDITFVKMADPRYARKWGVTKLPAIVYFRKRFPSIYRGDLHKEQDVLDWLRKNRYRQPELNIYMYMLIAITVLFAMYTGFLLSCFRSEPTAPTPHPKQA; encoded by the exons ATGCGAGAAGTTGCTTAACATGCGACAAGGTGCTGGCCGAGCTGGAGAAGATTGACGACGACACCGACCACTTCGGAGTAGACTTCGTCAAGATCAACGATAAACGATTGGCCAAGCAATATGGCATCAAAAACTTCCCAGCCCTCACATATTTCCGCGAGAGAGAACCGATCATCTATGAAG GTGACTTGATGGACGAAGAAAATGTGTTAGATTTCTTAACGAGCCTAGAAGCGATGGATCTACCCGATCGTATCGAGGAAGTGAACGCAATGATCTTAGAGAAGATCGTCGAGGAAACAGACTTCGTGGCAGTCCTGTTCT ACAAACCTGACTGCAAAAAGTGTCTCAAGGCCCTTCAAGAGCTGGAGAATATCGACGACGAGGCCGATCAGTTGGGAATCGGTTTCGTGAAGATCGCGGACGAACAGCTCGCCGACGAGTATAATTTAGGTCCTCTTCCGGTTCTGGTCTACTACAGGCACCAGATTCCTATAATTTACGAGC ACGAACTTAGCAAAGAGGAAGACGTATTGGAGTGGTTGGTGGCGAACAAAAGCACAGGAGACGAAGAGGACGTAATCGAGGATGTAACTGCGAAGACTCTGCAAACCTTGATCGGAAATATCGATAACCTAGTCGTTTTATTCT ACGACCACGGTGACGAAGATTCGATGCAGGTGCTGAACGAGCTGGAGAAGATCGACGACGACTGCGATAAGCACGGGATCCAGTTCGTGAAAATTGACGACGACAAGGCTGCGAAAGATTTTGGCATCGATTCTCTCCCAGCAATCGTGTATTTCGAAAAGCAAATCCCGAATCTTTACGATG GGGATGTCGAGAATGAAGATGAAATTCTGGAGTGGTTGCTGTCGCAATTGGAGAAGGACGAGATCGAGGATGTCACCGACGAAATGTTGGATCGTCTGATCAAGGATGGAAAAACCCTTGCCGTGCTGTTCT ACGACAACAACGACCGGAAATCCCAAAAGATTCTCAATGAACTGGAGAACATTGACGACGAGTGTGATCAGATTGGGGTGATCTTCGTGAAGATCGACAACCTAGAGGAAGCAAAGGAGTATGGTATCGAAAAAATTCCCAGTCTGCTGTACTTCGAAAAGGGAATACCAACGTTGTACGAAGGAAATCTAGAGGATGAAGAGAAGGTTCTAAAGTGGTTGGAGACTCAACAAAAAACCGATCAGATCGAAGACATCACAGATGAAGTGCTCGATATGATCATCGAGAAGATGCCTCACGTAGCCGTCCTCTTTT ATGACAAGGATCAGAAGAAGAGTCAGAAAATCCTTGGTGAATTGGAAAACATCGATGATGACTGTGATCAGCACAATATAGCGTTCGTGAAAATTTCCGATCTGGAGGAAGCTAAGGAATACGGCATCGAGTCTTTGCCTACACTGGTATTCTTTGAGAAAAGAATACCACACGTGTACGAAG GCGATCTGATGAACGAGGATCAGCTGCTCGGATGGCTACTGCATCAAAAGAAGCACTCGGAGATACCGGAGGTGACCGACGAGATGATGGAGAAGCTGATTGAGACCTCGCCGTACTTGGCAGTCCTGTTTT ACGATAAAGACGACAAGCAGGACATGCGTATCCTGAACGAGTTGGAGAACATCGACGACGAGTTGGAGAAGGAAGGAATCGTGATCATTCGTATGGACAACGATGCTGAGGCGAAGGAGTATGGTATCGATCACCTTCCGACTCTGGTCTACTTCGAGAACAAGATCCCGGCTCTCTACGAAGGAGATTTATTGAACGAGGACGAAGTTCTTGAATGGCTGATCGAACAAAAGAACACTGCCACCATCGAGGAAGTCACTGATGAAATACTGGTCGATTTGATCGAAGAACACGAATACGTCGTCGCATTCTTTA GTGGGGATTGCGAGGATGGTGACGAGTGTGAAAAAATCCTCAAAGAGCTCGAAAATATCGACGATGAGCTGGACGAAACTGGAATCATCTTCGTCACTACAGAAGACACAGGATTCGCGAAGAAACAAGGAATCAAGAATTTCCCTACACTGGCTTTTTTCAGGAACAAGGAGCCTTTGATCTATAAGGGCGATATCGAGGATGAGGACGAGGTTCTTTCGTGGATCACCGATGAAGATACTCTTGAAATCCCAGGGAAGATTGAAGAAGTGAATGCCAAGATGTTGGAGAATATTCTTGAGGAGAACGATTATATCGTTGTTTTCTTTT ATAAGGAAGGAGACAAGAAGAGCCAGAAGATCCTCCAAGAGCTCGAGAATATCGACGACGAATGCGAAGAAAAGGATATCGACTTTGTAAAGATCTCAGATGATGGAATCGAAAAGGAATACGATCTTCCTGGTCTACCAGCATTGGCGTTCTACAGACACAAATTCCGTCAGGTTTATTCAGGTGATATGATGCACGAAGAAGCGATTTTAGAGTGGATATTGGAACTTCGAAGTCAGGCACCGGATGTGATCGAGAACGTCGATCGAAAGACGCTACAGGTGCTGATCAACGACGTTGAACATCTCGCTGTATTCTTTT acGATGATAAATGCGAAATGTGCCCGGAAATACTCGCAGAACTAGAGACCATCGATGATGACACTGACAAGCACGGTATACAATTTGTTAAGTCGAACGACGCGAAATTAGCTGCCGAAATTGGCGTCTTCTCGTTCCCGGCGCTCGTTTATTACGAAACTGGGGTGCCCATCATGTACGACG GTAATCTGCTAGACGAGAACGAAGTGCTTGATTGGATGGTGAAGCAGAAGACAGACGAGAGCATCGAAGAGATCGATCGTGACACCCTGAGCAAATATATCGAAACGAAAGAATTCTTGGCTGTCGTTTTCT ACAAGGAGGAAGATCCAGAGAGTCCTAGGGTGCTCAGGCACGTCGAGTTGATCGACGACGAAGCTGCTGAGTACGGTATAAAGATCGTAAGGATGAAGGATCGATTGATGGCGAAGAAATATGGCTACCGGAATCCACCCGGTATCACGTACTTCCGCAAGGGCAAGAACATTAATTACGACGGGGACATCGACGACGAGGAGGAAATTCTCGATTGGCTAACCAATCCGGAGAACATGGAGCTCACCGATCATATCGAAAGAATCAATAAGAAGATGTTTCACAAGATACGACAGACCACTGATTATTTGGCTGTGTTTTTCT ACAGCAACGACTGCAAACAGTGTGGCAGGGTATTGGTGGAAATCGAACACATCGATGACGAAGCAGACAACGCAGGAATAAAGTTCGTGAAGATCGACGACAAGCAACTGGCCAAGCAATATGGCGTCTTCGCATTACCCGCTATATTGTTCTTTAAAATGTCCTCGAAGGAACCAGTCATTTATGCag GCGATCTGTACGACGAAAATCAGATACTGCAATGGTTATTAACACAGAAAGATCCATCCGGAGAGGTAATCGAGGATTTGGAGGGTGAAGAACTTCTGCATTTGATAAGAGAATCGGAATCGTTAGCAGTGTACTTCT ATGCCGAAGACTGCGAGCAATGCATGGGGATTCTCGAAGAATTGGAGAACATTGACGATGATTGCGACAGACACGGTATCACGTTCGTGAAGACGCAA GATTACAAGGTGGCAGAAGATTATGGTGTCACGGAATTCCCGGTATTGGTATATTTCGAAAATCAAATACCAAATGTGTTCGAAG GTGATTTAAAAGTAGAAGAAGAGGTTCTGCAGTGGTTGATTACCCAGAAGACAGAGGATCGAATAGAATTAATTACCAGAGTAATGTTAGAGACGTCTGTTGAAGAGACTCAATATCTCGCGGTCTATTTCT ATAAAGTAAACTGCCATATATGCGAGGAGATTTTGGAAGGATTAGAAAAGATCGACGACGAATGCGATGTATTTGGTATTCAGTTAGTAAAAATTCAGGATCCTCAGCTGGCCAAACGGTATTCCATCAAAACCTTCCCTGCCTTAGTTTACTTCAGAAATGGCAATCCTCTTTTGTTCGAAG GTGATTTACAAAACGAGGAATCAGTTCTCGAATGGCTGATCGATGACGATAACCGAGAACTAGCGGACGAAATTGAATCTGTGAACGAGAGGATGCTGGAAAGACTTCTCGATGAATCACCATTCTTAGCTGTTTTCTTTT ACGACGAAGACTGCCCCGAGTGTGACGAAATTATGGAAGCTTTGGAGAAAATCGATGGTGAAGCGGACTTATTCGGTATTGATTTCGTGAAGGTTCTTAGTACGGAAGCCGCAGAGAAATTTGGAATTCTGAACGTTCCATCTCTGGTTTATTTCCGCAAAAAGACGCCCCTCATCTACGATGGCGATCTCACTCAAGAAGACAAGATTCTACAATGGCTAACTTCTCAGGATGTGttcgaaattaaaaatgaaatcgaAGAAGTTAACAAAAAGATGCTGGACAAACTGTTAGACGAAAACGAGTTCCTTACTGTCTTTTTCT ATGAACACAATAGTAAAGAGAGCGAAGAAGTGAACGAGAAGTTGGAGAACATCGACGGAGAAACAGACAATTTGGACATTACATTCGTCAAAATGGCTGATCCAAGATACGCCAGGAAATGGGGCGTTACCAAGCTTCCTGCCATCGTTTATTTCCGCAAAAGATTCCCCAGTATCTATCGAG GTGATCTACACAAAGAACAAGACGTGTTGGATTGGCTGCGCAAGAACAGGTACCGTCAACCGGAGCTGAACATCTACATGTATATGCTGATCGCGATCACAGTCCTGTTTGCCATGTACACCGGCTTCTTGTTGTCCTGTTTCCGGTCAGAACCAACAGCGCCCACGCCGCATCCGAAACAAGCgtga